A genomic segment from Heterodontus francisci isolate sHetFra1 unplaced genomic scaffold, sHetFra1.hap1 HAP1_SCAFFOLD_571, whole genome shotgun sequence encodes:
- the LOC137362515 gene encoding probable G-protein coupled receptor 139, with protein MAIMILSRGKCGLSKCITCYLVAMAVADLLVVLTSVLLNRIIAAYFPVSFLSITPVCALKTSLVYAAKDSSVWLTVAFTFDRYVAICWGKKLKHKYCTNQTARGVVGTVLALSCLRNIPWYFSLEPLYISNNIPWYCNFKSIFYTTPPWITFSYLSHILTPLVPLILIVLLNALTVRSIVLANRTRRALRGKQYGEDENDLEIQKRRKSIILLLTLSGNFVTLWMTFTVHYLYFRITNSYSYTGYNDPLYILQEAGYMLLLLSCCTNTFIYAVIQKNFREDFRHSLNYPFRFVKLVKW; from the coding sequence ATGGCGATTATGATTCTATCCCGAgggaagtgtggtctctccaaatgcatcacttgcTACCTGGTGGCGATGGCTGTGGCGGATCTACTAGTCGTTCTCACTAGTGTTTTGTTGAATCGAATAATCGCTGCTTATTTCCcagtcagttttctgtccattacccCAGTGTGTGCTCTGAAAACGTCACTGGTTTATGCTGCCAAAGACAGTTCAGTCTGGTTaacggtcgctttcacctttgatcgatatgtGGCGATTTGCTGGGGGAAGAAGCTGAAACACAAATATTGCACCAACCAAACGGCACGTGGCGTTGTGGGAACGGTGCTTGCACTGAGCTGTTTACGAAATATTCCTTGGTACTTTTCATTGGAACCTCTGTATATCAGTAACAATATACCCTGGTACTGCAACTTCAAATCTATCTTTTACACAACGCCTCCATGGATAACATTTTCGTACCTTTCCCATATTTTAACCCCACTTGTACCCTTAATTTTAATTGTATTGCTGAATGCACTGACTGTGAGATCTATTGTTCTGGCCAATAGAACCCGTAGGGCTCTCCGTGGCAAGCAATATGGTGAAGATGAGAATGACCTTGAGATACAAAAACGAAGAAAATCCATAATCTTACTTCTAACTTTATCAGGAAATTTTGTTACCTTGTGGATGACGTTTACTGTACATTACTTATATTTCCGAATTACAAACTCTTACAGTTACACAGGATACAATGACCCTCTCTATATCCTTCAAGAAGCCGGGTACATGCTTCTCcttttgagttgctgcacaaacaccttTATTTATGCAGTGATCCAGAAGAATTTCAGAGAAGATTTCAGACATTCATTGAACTATCCGTTTAGATTTGTTAAACTGGTTAAATGGTAG